The genomic segment CGGCCTGCCGGGCAAGGCCGAGGCCGAGGCCCTGCTCAAGGAACAGCGCTTGGACTCGTCGCGTCATTTCGAAGGCGAATAACCCCACAGCGAGGAGATGAGGTCGATGCTCGAGGTGTTCAACAAGGGCGGTCCGGTCATGTACCCGATCCTGCTCTGCTCGATCCTGTTCGTGGCGATCCTGATCGAGCGGCTGTTCCACTTGCACCGGGCGCAGATCAACACGAACGAGTTCGTCGCCGGCATCCGCAACATCATCAAGAAGCGCAACATGGCCGAGGCGATCTCGATCTGCGAGGACACGCCCGGGCCCGTGGCCCAGGTCATCAAGACCGGGCTGCTCAAGCACGAGAAGACCAAGGCCGAGATCAAGGAGGCGATCGACGACGCGGCGCTGCACGAGGTGCCGCGGCTCGAGAAAAACCTCGTCGTGCTCGCCACCATCGCCCACATCGCGCCGCTGCTCGGGCTGTTCGGCACCGTGCTCGGCATGATCAAGGTGTTTAACAAGATCAAGGACCTCGGCGGCGTCGCCGCGACCGAAAAGCTCGCCGGCGGCATCGGCGAGGCGCTGCTCACCACGGCGGCGGGACTCGCGGTGGCGATCCCGGTGTTCGTCGCCTACAACTACCTGGTGAGCCGCGTCGGCACGCTGGTCTGGGACATGGAACGCAGCGCCACTGAAGTCGTCGACCTGATCACCGAGACGGAGCCGGAGTATGAGGTTTAAGCGGCGGGTCTCGATCTTCAGAGGCCAGCTCGAGCTGACGCCGTTCGTCGACGTGGTGCTCCTGCTGCTCATCTTCTTCCTGCTCTCGTCGAGCTACGTGTTCAGCCCCGGGATCAAGGTCGATCTGCCCGAGAGCACCACCTCGAGCGAGGTCAAGAGCTCCGACCTCGTCATCACCGTAACCAAACGCCGCGAGGTGCGTTTCCGCGACAAGCTCATCTCGCCGGCGAACGAGTTCGAGCAGCTCCGCAGCGAGCTGCAGAAGGTGCGGCGCACCCACGGGGAGGAGACGCCGCGCGTGATCCTGCGGGCCGACCGCGACATCCCGCTGGGTCTGGCCACCCAGATCATGGGCATCGCCCAGGACGAAGGGTTCTTCAGCCTGGCGATCGCCACGCAGCAGAAGGAGCTGGAGTGAGGCAGGACCGGCGCATATTGCTCGAGGCGCTCATCGTCTCGGTGCTTGGCCATGCGGTGTTCTTCAACGTCTTCACCGCCAGGCGCCTCGAACCGGTCGTGCCCACCCGCCGCGCGTCGGCGTCTGTCACCATGACCCGCTTCACCGAGGATTCGGTCTGGCCCGACGAGACCAGCGACGATCCCAGCCGCGCCGACCCGGAGCTTGTGGCGCTCGCCAGAATCGAACGGCGCACCGCCGCCCCCATGCTCCAGGCCACCCGCTCGATGTACTTCCCCGAGGATGAGCCCGACCTCGGTTCGACCCCGGCACCCACCGTCGGCCCCGCAACCTGGGGCTTCCGCAAAGAACCGGGCCGCATGCGCGACGAGTTCGATCTCGACTTCGACGCCGCGCCCGCGCTCGACGCGGCGCGCGAGACGCTGGCAGGCGGCGCCGCCGAAGGCCCCCCGTTGCGCTACGCGTTCGATGTGCCGTTTGTCAAGGCGCCGCAGGCCGGCGCGCTGCGCCTCGGCCCGGGACAGGCCGAAGGCCCCGACGTACGGACCTTCCGCGGCGAGATCTTTCTCAACCCGGCCACCGGCCGGTTCGACTACACGTTCCGCCCCTCGGGCGACCCGCAGATCGACGCAGCCATGACACACGTGATCGGGCAGTGGCGGTTCAAGATCGAGGACTACAAATTGCTCGCATGGCTCCGGCTGCCCAAGTCGATCCAAAGCAGCGGTTCGAAGCGCCGTCCGCCCGCGGCCGACGAGGTTTATGGGGACGAGCCATGATCCCGCTGCCGATCGGCGACATCTTCTTCCTCTACCTGTTCATCTTCCTTATCGTGCTCTTCATCGTCTGGATGACCTTCGAGCACGTCAGCCGCTCGGAGCGCTACGAGCCGCCCGTCAAGAGAGGCTACCGCTGCCGCATCTGCTCGTTCACCTACACGGCTGACCGCGACGAGCCCGTCCACCGCTGCCCGCGCTGCGGCAGCTACCAGGATTGAGAGCAGACGGGAACCTTCCCCGCTACATTCGTGCTTATGTGCACGTCCATAATTTTGCGCACCGGGGCGTCCGCCTTGACTTGACCGTACCGGTGATCTAAACTGTTCAGCAAGAGCCGTATTGCTGAGGTGGCATCATGTACGCACTCAAGGAGCAGATCCGCGAAGCGATCCGCAAGGAGAAGCGCGTCTACGATCTGTACCGCTTGGTCACGGCTACGACCACGGACACCGAGCGGCGTACCGTCACGCAGCAAC from the Verrucomicrobiota bacterium genome contains:
- a CDS encoding MotA/TolQ/ExbB proton channel family protein yields the protein MLEVFNKGGPVMYPILLCSILFVAILIERLFHLHRAQINTNEFVAGIRNIIKKRNMAEAISICEDTPGPVAQVIKTGLLKHEKTKAEIKEAIDDAALHEVPRLEKNLVVLATIAHIAPLLGLFGTVLGMIKVFNKIKDLGGVAATEKLAGGIGEALLTTAAGLAVAIPVFVAYNYLVSRVGTLVWDMERSATEVVDLITETEPEYEV
- a CDS encoding biopolymer transporter ExbD, with translation MRFKRRVSIFRGQLELTPFVDVVLLLLIFFLLSSSYVFSPGIKVDLPESTTSSEVKSSDLVITVTKRREVRFRDKLISPANEFEQLRSELQKVRRTHGEETPRVILRADRDIPLGLATQIMGIAQDEGFFSLAIATQQKELE